A stretch of the Saccharolobus caldissimus genome encodes the following:
- a CDS encoding IS1 family transposase, whose protein sequence is MDLTTLAQLILLILRNLNFKPRKHKLEDIAYAIAAYLLGVQVTKLGIPPSTLYYYTKKLGIKRRREEKPPCPSCNSNKVIKNGSSRGKAKYKCKTCGRTFYQTSNHKMSREQKERILNEYLNRASIRGIARVEGKPLTTVYSLIKRKGIEAYVNLLVLQEQLKSFTAKVTVIDESWTYLRVRHGPKRENLWIWNALADGLPFFTTGDRDYKTFSFLLNSLPKSEVNYTDDYSVYQVLDNHIASKKYTYTVESYNSYCRAHLARLARDTRAVNRSERMVDYSLALLNVMYPHVFSREKTPLNEAYWKGVQNIRENLI, encoded by the coding sequence ATGGACCTCACAACCCTCGCACAATTAATACTTCTGATTCTAAGAAATTTAAATTTTAAGCCTAGAAAGCACAAACTAGAAGACATTGCTTATGCTATAGCAGCATACCTTCTAGGAGTACAAGTTACAAAACTTGGAATACCACCATCAACACTATACTACTACACGAAAAAATTGGGGATAAAGAGGAGAAGAGAAGAAAAACCACCATGCCCATCATGTAACTCAAACAAAGTAATAAAGAACGGATCATCAAGGGGAAAAGCAAAATACAAGTGCAAAACGTGTGGAAGAACATTCTACCAAACATCTAATCACAAGATGAGTAGAGAACAAAAGGAGAGGATCTTGAATGAGTACTTGAATAGGGCGAGCATAAGGGGAATAGCAAGGGTTGAAGGAAAGCCGTTAACCACAGTTTACAGTCTGATAAAGAGAAAGGGAATAGAGGCATATGTTAATCTATTAGTCCTACAAGAGCAATTAAAGAGCTTTACCGCAAAAGTCACGGTAATTGACGAGAGTTGGACTTATCTTAGGGTTAGGCATGGTCCCAAGAGGGAGAACTTGTGGATTTGGAATGCTTTAGCTGATGGTTTACCCTTCTTTACTACGGGTGATAGGGATTATAAGACTTTCAGCTTTCTCTTGAATTCACTGCCCAAGAGTGAGGTTAATTATACTGATGATTACTCCGTTTATCAAGTTCTTGACAATCATATTGCGAGTAAGAAATACACTTATACCGTAGAGAGTTATAACTCTTACTGTAGGGCTCATTTAGCTAGGTTAGCTAGGGACACTAGGGCTGTTAATAGGAGTGAGAGAATGGTTGATTATAGTCTTGCCTTACTTAATGTCATGTATCCCCATGTGTTTTCAAGGGAGAAGACTCCCTTGAACGAGGCTTACTGGAAGGGAGTACAGAAT